One window of the Conexibacter sp. SYSU D00693 genome contains the following:
- a CDS encoding ATPase: MDVLVLIDKLDDLVHNAKRIPLTEDVRVDKEEIYDILDQMRATIPDEIKQARWIVKERQEMLAEAKREAERIVKEARDKQDQLISEQEVTRQAERAAEEIIEDARAREREIRLGAEDYADEILNTLEVNLSKFIAAVQRGRERLAGKDEPAEVA, translated from the coding sequence ATGGACGTCCTGGTCCTGATCGACAAGCTCGACGATCTCGTTCACAACGCGAAGCGCATCCCCCTCACGGAGGACGTGCGCGTCGACAAGGAGGAGATCTACGACATCCTGGATCAGATGCGCGCCACGATCCCTGACGAGATCAAGCAGGCACGCTGGATCGTCAAGGAGCGCCAGGAGATGCTCGCGGAGGCCAAGCGTGAGGCCGAGCGCATCGTCAAGGAGGCGCGCGACAAGCAGGACCAGCTGATCTCCGAGCAGGAGGTCACGCGGCAGGCCGAGCGCGCGGCCGAGGAGATCATCGAGGACGCCCGCGCCCGCGAGCGCGAGATCCGCCTCGGCGCCGAGGACTACGCCGACGAGATCCTCAACACGCTCGAGGTCAACCTCTCGAAGTTCATCGCGGCCGTGCAGCGCGGTCGCGAGCGCCTGGCGGGCAAGGACGAGCCCGCCGAAGTCGCCTAG
- the coaD gene encoding pantetheine-phosphate adenylyltransferase: MTDRPRIAVCPGSYDPITNGHLDVISRASQQFDEVVVAVVNLSVRKSRSLFGIEERLGFITEATEHLGNVRAEPFNVLVVDFARRIGATTIVKGLRAISDFEYEFEMNQLNRMQAPDVDTLYLMASPQYSFLSSSGVKELATFGGAIDELVPPSVAKRLKEELAR, encoded by the coding sequence ATGACCGACCGCCCCCGCATCGCCGTCTGCCCCGGGTCCTACGACCCGATCACCAACGGCCACCTCGACGTCATCAGCCGCGCCTCGCAGCAGTTCGACGAGGTCGTCGTCGCCGTCGTGAACCTCTCCGTGCGCAAGAGCCGCTCGCTCTTCGGCATCGAGGAGCGGCTCGGGTTCATCACCGAGGCCACCGAGCACCTGGGCAACGTGCGCGCCGAGCCGTTCAACGTCCTGGTCGTCGACTTCGCGCGGCGCATCGGGGCCACGACGATCGTCAAGGGCCTGCGCGCCATCTCGGACTTCGAGTACGAGTTCGAGATGAACCAGCTCAACCGGATGCAGGCCCCTGACGTGGACACGCTCTACCTCATGGCCTCGCCGCAGTACTCTTTCCTCAGCTCGAGCGGCGTCAAGGAGCTCGCCACCTTCGGAGGGGCGATCGACGAGCTCGTGCCGCCGTCCGTCGCGAAGCGCCTGAAGGAGGAGCTCGCGCGGTGA
- the rsmD gene encoding 16S rRNA (guanine(966)-N(2))-methyltransferase RsmD, which translates to MRVVAGRFGGRRLQAPPGTATRPTADRVREALFSSLGPLDGDAVLDLFAGSGALGIEALSRGAASALFVERDRRALSVLRANLNALGLGPPEAAVRPGDARAALRDALARGDTYDLVLLDPPYRDAPGLGPELSETLPDLLAPGARVVCESDRRAPLELRLPVVLDRRYGDTRLRIHHA; encoded by the coding sequence ATGAGGGTCGTCGCCGGGCGCTTCGGCGGCCGCCGCCTGCAGGCCCCACCGGGGACGGCGACGCGCCCGACCGCCGACCGCGTCCGGGAGGCGCTGTTCAGCTCGCTCGGCCCGCTCGACGGCGACGCCGTCCTGGACCTCTTCGCCGGCTCCGGAGCGCTGGGCATCGAGGCGCTGAGCCGCGGCGCCGCCAGCGCCCTGTTCGTCGAGCGCGACCGCCGCGCCCTCAGCGTCCTGCGGGCCAACCTCAACGCCCTCGGCCTCGGCCCGCCGGAGGCGGCGGTGCGCCCCGGCGACGCGCGCGCCGCCCTCCGGGACGCACTCGCGCGTGGCGACACATACGATCTGGTCCTCCTCGACCCCCCGTACCGGGACGCACCCGGGCTGGGGCCCGAGCTCTCGGAGACGCTGCCGGACCTCCTGGCTCCCGGCGCCCGCGTCGTCTGCGAGAGCGATCGGCGCGCCCCGCTCGAGCTGCGGCTGCCGGTCGTCCTCGACCGCCGGTACGGCGACACGCGCCTTCGCATCCACCACGCATGA